A region of Pyxidicoccus parkwaysis DNA encodes the following proteins:
- a CDS encoding outer membrane lipoprotein-sorting protein produces the protein MKNAITLIVGLLLLSGSAWAAEPEAAEILKASDRSRGGGIPGIRWTVRITPGGGSDSEPERLLLLKANATASLAETREPVRFKGSKLLQVDRNMWMNRPGLRKPIPISPRQKLSGQAAQGDIASTNYAIDYQGKLLREDVVNGEASYVLELTAINKFCTYDRITYWVSKQRLVGVKAEFFSLSGKLLKSATFEYGNQIAHEGKTFPFVSKMTIKDALTPAETTLVYSDVQVTELARAEFDVNRLGN, from the coding sequence ATGAAGAACGCAATCACTCTCATCGTCGGGTTGCTGCTGCTGTCCGGCTCCGCCTGGGCCGCCGAGCCGGAGGCGGCGGAAATCCTCAAGGCCTCGGACCGCTCGCGGGGCGGGGGCATTCCCGGCATCCGCTGGACGGTGCGCATCACGCCGGGCGGCGGAAGTGACTCGGAGCCCGAGCGGCTGCTCCTCCTGAAGGCCAATGCCACCGCGAGCCTGGCGGAGACACGCGAGCCGGTGCGCTTCAAGGGCTCGAAGCTGCTGCAGGTCGACCGGAACATGTGGATGAACCGCCCGGGCCTGCGCAAGCCCATCCCCATCTCGCCGCGGCAGAAGCTGTCGGGCCAGGCCGCGCAGGGCGACATCGCCTCCACCAACTACGCCATCGACTACCAGGGCAAGCTGCTGCGCGAGGACGTGGTCAACGGCGAGGCCAGCTACGTGCTGGAGCTGACGGCCATCAACAAGTTCTGCACGTATGACCGCATCACCTACTGGGTCTCCAAGCAGCGGCTGGTGGGGGTGAAGGCGGAGTTCTTCTCCCTCTCCGGGAAGCTGCTGAAGTCCGCCACCTTCGAGTACGGCAACCAGATTGCCCACGAGGGGAAGACGTTCCCCTTCGTGAGCAAGATGACCATCAAGGACGCGCTCACGCCCGCGGAGACGACGCTGGTGTACTCCGACGTGCAGGTGACGGAGCTGGCGCGGGCCGAGTTCGACGTCAACCGGCTCGGGAATTGA
- a CDS encoding ABC transporter permease codes for MNYFAIGFRNILKNRRRSIVTLISVGFGFATISLFAGYIKNVYSGLARQAIQGELLGHLTVMKSGLRTEGKLHPEKYMFSKKELDRVVPILQQYPHTVLVTPRMSISGMVSNGTASTIFVGEGVVPADVKKLQGDFQRKLAGDLKPDNPIGVATAEELGKILNLKRGDSAALLVSTVTGQANALDVDIIDTFNTGNIGTNDKFMYLPFELAKSLYDIDGAERLIVLLDDKAFTDQARTELTAELKKAGFDVELKTWLELSSFYTQVKRMFDMIFAFIFSNVFIVVVMSIVNSMSMTVVERTREIGTLRSMGLRRSGIVRLFATEAFLLVALGCAGGLLFTLLVRLAVNSAGITYTPPNSSNVVRLMVDLDVPRMARAGLMLSVLGIAAALFPARAAARKPIIDSLGHV; via the coding sequence ATGAACTACTTCGCCATTGGCTTCCGCAACATCCTGAAGAACCGCCGCCGGAGCATCGTCACGCTCATCTCGGTGGGCTTCGGCTTCGCAACCATCAGCCTCTTCGCGGGCTACATCAAGAACGTGTACAGCGGGCTGGCCCGTCAGGCCATCCAGGGAGAGCTGCTGGGGCACCTGACGGTGATGAAGAGCGGGCTGCGCACCGAGGGCAAGCTCCACCCGGAGAAGTACATGTTCTCGAAGAAGGAGCTGGACCGGGTCGTCCCCATCCTCCAGCAATACCCGCACACGGTGCTGGTGACGCCGCGCATGTCCATCAGCGGCATGGTGTCCAACGGCACGGCGTCCACCATCTTCGTGGGCGAGGGCGTGGTCCCCGCGGACGTGAAGAAGCTCCAGGGGGACTTCCAGCGCAAGCTCGCGGGAGACCTGAAGCCGGACAACCCCATTGGCGTGGCGACGGCGGAGGAACTGGGAAAGATTCTCAACCTGAAGCGCGGGGACTCCGCCGCGCTTCTGGTCAGCACGGTGACGGGACAGGCCAACGCGCTGGACGTGGACATCATCGACACCTTCAACACGGGCAACATCGGCACCAACGACAAGTTCATGTACCTGCCCTTCGAGCTGGCGAAGTCGCTGTATGACATTGACGGCGCCGAGCGGCTCATCGTGCTGCTCGATGACAAAGCATTCACCGACCAGGCCCGCACGGAGCTCACGGCAGAGCTCAAGAAGGCGGGGTTCGACGTGGAGCTCAAGACCTGGCTGGAACTCTCGAGCTTCTACACGCAGGTGAAGCGGATGTTCGACATGATCTTCGCCTTCATCTTCAGCAACGTCTTCATCGTGGTGGTCATGAGCATCGTGAACTCCATGAGCATGACGGTGGTGGAGCGGACGCGGGAGATTGGCACCCTGCGCTCCATGGGGCTGCGCCGCTCCGGCATCGTGCGGCTCTTCGCCACGGAGGCCTTCCTGCTCGTGGCGCTGGGCTGCGCCGGGGGGCTGCTCTTCACCTTGCTGGTGCGCCTGGCCGTCAACAGCGCGGGCATCACCTATACGCCGCCGAACTCGTCCAACGTGGTCCGCCTCATGGTCGACCTGGACGTCCCCCGCATGGCGAGGGCGGGATTGATGCTCTCGGTATTGGGCATCGCCGCGGCCCTCTTCCCGGCGCGCGCCGCCGCTCGCAAGCCCATCATCGACTCGCTCGGCCACGTCTGA
- a CDS encoding ABC transporter ATP-binding protein: MVRSTASEAGAASTAGAQVLLDLRDIKRRYVLGEATVEALRGVSLRIHQGEFVAIWGPSGSGKSSLMNILGLVDAPTSGEVTLEGTPIGQLSDDALTDLRSRKVGFVFQSFNLIPVLSALENVMVPLQIQGVGASQARERATQALKDVALENQLHARPDKMSGGQRQRVAIARALVTEPSLVVADEPTANLDSENSYMVVQLMRELNRSKRVTFIFTTHDPRLLDLVDRKLLLKDGLLHTDETVR; this comes from the coding sequence ATGGTTCGCTCCACGGCCAGCGAGGCTGGAGCGGCGAGCACGGCGGGGGCGCAGGTGCTCCTGGACCTGCGTGACATCAAGCGCCGCTACGTGCTGGGCGAGGCGACAGTCGAGGCGCTCCGGGGCGTCTCGCTGCGCATCCATCAGGGCGAGTTCGTGGCCATCTGGGGCCCCTCGGGCAGCGGCAAATCCAGCCTGATGAACATCCTGGGGCTGGTGGACGCGCCGACCTCGGGCGAGGTGACGCTGGAGGGCACGCCCATCGGGCAGTTGTCGGACGATGCGCTGACGGACCTGCGCAGCCGCAAGGTCGGCTTCGTCTTCCAGAGCTTCAACCTCATCCCCGTGCTCAGCGCCCTGGAGAACGTCATGGTGCCCCTGCAGATTCAGGGGGTGGGCGCCTCCCAGGCACGCGAGCGTGCCACCCAGGCGCTCAAGGACGTGGCCCTGGAGAACCAGCTGCACGCCCGGCCGGACAAGATGAGCGGTGGCCAGCGCCAGCGTGTGGCCATCGCGCGCGCGCTCGTCACCGAGCCCTCTCTCGTCGTGGCGGACGAGCCCACGGCCAACCTCGACTCCGAGAACAGCTACATGGTCGTCCAGCTCATGCGCGAGCTCAACCGCTCCAAGCGCGTCACCTTCATCTTCACCACCCACGATCCGCGGCTGCTGGACCTGGTCGACCGCAAGCTCCTGCTCAAGGACGGCCTGCTCCACACGGACGAGACTGTTCGATGA
- a CDS encoding beta-ketoacyl-[acyl-carrier-protein] synthase family protein, with translation MTGSTRMTDETGQQRVVITGMGAVSPYGAGAPALLGALAEGRSAIRPIEDFDASGCTCTHGARVPHGSLTALTGSNNLRRAPRGTQYTMIATEEALRAAGYGPSTWSAERVGVFLGTYRAMAEVSQDIWHRIITSEPRFVQPLLFQETVTNAVASALSIHWGWRGTNYAISAGNACGFQVLALAAHALRSGRADAIIAGTFDLFTAATHYDMNDIGVLSDSNVSRPFDSRRDGFIMGEGAAVVVLETLASARARGATILAELAGLGVAHDGHGFATHHPEGRGLASALSQALRDAGLAPNEVDYVAAASNSTQSLDRAEVTALRTALGSAAGSVPLSSLKALTGEAESASDMFNLLACIGAVRGGGLPVQVGTEQPEFELNLVRQPQAQRPVRAALASSYSFGGNAGAALVRAL, from the coding sequence ATGACGGGCTCCACGCGGATGACGGATGAAACCGGGCAGCAGCGAGTGGTCATCACGGGCATGGGGGCGGTGTCCCCCTACGGAGCGGGGGCGCCAGCATTGCTGGGCGCGCTCGCCGAGGGGCGCAGCGCGATTCGCCCCATCGAAGATTTCGATGCATCCGGTTGCACCTGCACCCATGGTGCGCGAGTCCCTCACGGGAGCCTGACGGCGCTGACGGGCTCCAACAACCTGCGGCGCGCGCCCCGGGGCACGCAGTACACGATGATTGCCACGGAGGAGGCGCTCCGGGCGGCGGGGTATGGGCCCTCCACGTGGAGCGCGGAGCGGGTCGGTGTGTTCCTGGGGACGTACCGGGCCATGGCCGAGGTCAGCCAGGACATCTGGCACCGCATCATCACCAGCGAGCCCCGCTTCGTGCAGCCGCTGCTGTTCCAGGAGACAGTGACCAACGCGGTGGCCAGCGCCCTCAGCATCCACTGGGGCTGGAGGGGCACCAACTACGCCATCAGCGCGGGGAATGCCTGCGGGTTCCAGGTCCTCGCCCTGGCGGCGCATGCGCTGCGCAGCGGACGGGCCGACGCCATCATCGCGGGCACGTTCGACCTCTTCACGGCCGCCACCCACTACGACATGAATGACATCGGCGTGCTGAGCGACTCCAACGTGAGCCGCCCTTTCGACTCGCGCCGGGATGGCTTCATCATGGGCGAGGGCGCGGCGGTGGTGGTGCTCGAGACGCTCGCCTCCGCGCGGGCTCGTGGGGCCACCATCCTGGCGGAGCTGGCGGGGCTGGGGGTGGCGCATGATGGACACGGCTTCGCCACCCACCACCCGGAGGGCCGGGGACTCGCCTCCGCCCTGAGCCAGGCGCTGCGGGACGCGGGGCTCGCTCCGAATGAGGTGGACTACGTCGCCGCCGCGAGCAACTCCACGCAGTCCCTGGACCGGGCGGAGGTGACCGCCCTGCGGACGGCGCTGGGCTCCGCGGCGGGCAGCGTCCCGCTCAGCAGCCTCAAGGCCCTCACCGGCGAGGCGGAGTCCGCCAGCGACATGTTCAACCTCCTCGCCTGCATCGGCGCCGTCCGGGGCGGCGGGTTGCCCGTGCAGGTCGGCACCGAGCAACCGGAGTTCGAGCTCAACCTGGTGCGGCAGCCCCAGGCGCAGCGGCCCGTCCGCGCGGCCCTCGCGAGCTCCTACTCTTTCGGTGGAAATGCTGGAGCAGCATTGGTTCGAGCGTTGTAG
- a CDS encoding beta-ketoacyl-[acyl-carrier-protein] synthase family protein — translation MSTRVVVTGIGVLTPIGNNLAEFAEGLRAGRDGIAPVTRFDVSKHRCQFAGELKNIDFSAHFSPEELPYLSRGSQMIRVAAAQGLAASGLDLAAEERSRIGVVLGTNLGGMPAAKDGYAALHHPYRRGRARPGEPWRALVLDSFICAMSDHVACQYGLGGLNLVMSTACSAGLHALGVAVDAIRSGRTEVMLAGGVDPLSEMPQAGFGVLRSLASEKLRPFSKDRDGTLLGESASLWVLESHEHALRRGARILAELAGYGGSTDAYHMTRPDETGRGPARAMLAALADAGMRPEQIGYIKAHGTGTPANDVIETRAIKHVFGERCQTPVSSIKAMIGHSLGSSGAVEAAAAVVALNEGFLPPTLHLDTPDPECDLDYVPHRSRPVRLEAVLANAFGFGGNNAAMVFRRWETRGETRARS, via the coding sequence ATGAGCACCCGAGTCGTCGTCACGGGAATAGGTGTCCTCACTCCCATCGGCAACAATCTGGCGGAGTTCGCCGAGGGCCTGCGCGCGGGGCGTGATGGCATTGCCCCGGTCACCCGCTTCGATGTCAGCAAGCACCGCTGCCAGTTCGCCGGAGAGCTGAAGAACATCGACTTCTCCGCGCACTTCAGCCCCGAGGAGCTGCCGTACCTCAGCCGCGGCAGCCAGATGATTCGCGTGGCGGCGGCCCAGGGGCTGGCGGCCTCCGGGCTGGACCTGGCCGCAGAGGAGCGCTCGCGCATCGGGGTGGTGCTCGGGACGAACCTGGGCGGGATGCCGGCGGCCAAGGACGGCTACGCAGCGCTGCACCACCCCTACCGGCGCGGGCGCGCACGTCCCGGAGAGCCCTGGCGCGCCCTGGTGCTCGACAGCTTCATCTGCGCCATGAGCGACCACGTGGCCTGCCAGTATGGGCTGGGAGGCCTCAACCTCGTCATGTCCACCGCGTGCAGTGCGGGCCTGCACGCCCTCGGCGTGGCGGTGGATGCCATCCGCTCGGGCCGCACCGAGGTCATGCTCGCGGGCGGAGTGGACCCGCTCAGCGAGATGCCCCAGGCCGGCTTCGGCGTCCTGCGCTCGCTGGCGAGCGAGAAGCTGAGGCCCTTCAGCAAGGACCGTGATGGCACGCTCCTGGGCGAGTCCGCCTCGCTCTGGGTGCTGGAGAGCCACGAGCATGCACTCCGGCGCGGCGCGCGCATCCTCGCGGAGCTCGCCGGGTACGGCGGCTCCACGGATGCCTACCACATGACCCGTCCGGACGAGACGGGACGAGGCCCGGCGCGAGCCATGCTCGCGGCGCTGGCGGATGCCGGCATGAGGCCCGAGCAGATTGGCTACATCAAGGCGCACGGCACGGGCACTCCGGCCAATGACGTCATCGAGACGCGAGCCATCAAGCACGTGTTTGGCGAGCGGTGTCAGACGCCCGTCAGCTCCATCAAGGCGATGATTGGCCACAGCCTCGGCTCGAGCGGAGCCGTGGAGGCCGCAGCGGCGGTGGTGGCGCTGAACGAGGGCTTCCTGCCCCCCACGCTCCACCTGGACACGCCCGATCCTGAGTGCGACCTGGACTATGTGCCCCACCGCAGCCGGCCCGTGCGGCTGGAGGCCGTGCTCGCCAATGCCTTTGGCTTCGGGGGCAACAACGCCGCCATGGTCTTCCGCCGCTGGGAGACCCGCGGAGAGACGAGGGCAAGGTCATGA
- a CDS encoding SDR family NAD(P)-dependent oxidoreductase — protein sequence MNGSQAVRQRFEKQAVIITGGSRGIGKAIALAFASEGADVVLNYGSNAEAARQAAAEVEALGRRCVLVPGSVANPEVAGQLREAALSSFGRIDVLVNNAGISRDGHLMMMSAAAWRETVDVNLHGTLACCQAVIPTMKQQGHGAIITMSSSAGVRGRAGQVPYAATKGALIGLTKALAAELGPHGIRVNCVAPGFVETEMVSGLLSRPGVREGFIQATPVRRLGAVEDVANATLFLASPASAYVVGATLLVNGGLLM from the coding sequence GTGAACGGCTCCCAGGCAGTGCGCCAGCGCTTCGAGAAGCAGGCGGTCATCATCACCGGCGGCTCTCGCGGCATCGGGAAGGCGATTGCCCTCGCGTTCGCCTCCGAGGGGGCGGACGTCGTCCTCAACTACGGGAGCAACGCGGAGGCCGCGCGTCAGGCCGCTGCGGAGGTGGAGGCCCTGGGACGGCGCTGCGTGCTGGTGCCCGGCTCCGTCGCGAACCCCGAGGTGGCGGGACAGCTCCGCGAGGCGGCGCTCTCGAGCTTCGGCCGAATCGACGTGCTCGTGAACAACGCCGGTATCAGCCGGGATGGACACCTGATGATGATGTCCGCCGCGGCCTGGCGCGAGACGGTGGACGTCAACCTCCACGGCACCCTCGCCTGCTGTCAGGCGGTCATCCCCACCATGAAGCAGCAGGGCCATGGCGCCATCATCACCATGTCCTCTTCGGCCGGAGTGCGGGGGCGTGCGGGCCAGGTGCCCTACGCGGCCACCAAGGGGGCCTTGATTGGATTGACGAAGGCCCTGGCGGCAGAGCTCGGACCGCACGGGATTCGGGTGAACTGCGTGGCGCCCGGCTTCGTGGAGACGGAGATGGTGTCCGGGCTGCTGAGCCGCCCGGGTGTCCGCGAGGGGTTCATCCAGGCCACGCCCGTTCGCAGGCTCGGAGCGGTGGAGGACGTGGCCAACGCCACGCTCTTCCTCGCCTCGCCGGCGAGCGCCTACGTCGTCGGCGCGACGCTGCTCGTGAACGGTGGATTGTTGATGTAG
- a CDS encoding SDR family oxidoreductase — protein sequence MTSSETVTPFVEGLLHQKVVLVSGAGQPFANAIARRLRGAGARLALVFLPEHEAAASELARSVGADLAQACELSDAQAVSTAVRRVTSELGGVDVLVSAHLSRAPGLLSELSAEQWRLLVERQMSGTAYLCKEVIRAMMRKRSGRILSLLDTGPGGASQVAAEGIAAMTRALANEVARQGIAVNTLAVHLLPEEAEQLPPARRERLENELGPLGRLGSPEEVAEAALFLASSAANLMTGQRLSATGGLL from the coding sequence ATGACTAGCTCGGAGACAGTCACACCATTCGTCGAGGGGTTGCTCCACCAGAAGGTGGTGCTCGTGAGCGGCGCGGGACAGCCGTTCGCCAATGCCATCGCGCGACGCCTTCGCGGAGCAGGTGCGCGTCTGGCCCTGGTGTTCCTGCCGGAGCACGAGGCCGCGGCGAGCGAGCTCGCCAGGAGCGTCGGCGCGGATCTGGCACAGGCCTGCGAGCTGTCGGATGCGCAGGCAGTGAGCACGGCAGTCCGTCGCGTCACCTCGGAGCTGGGAGGCGTGGACGTGCTCGTCAGCGCCCACCTCAGCCGCGCGCCGGGCCTGCTGAGCGAGCTGTCCGCCGAACAGTGGCGGTTGCTGGTCGAGCGCCAGATGAGCGGCACGGCGTACCTCTGCAAGGAGGTCATTCGCGCGATGATGCGCAAGCGCTCGGGGAGAATCCTCAGCCTGCTGGACACCGGTCCGGGCGGGGCGAGCCAGGTGGCCGCCGAGGGGATTGCCGCCATGACGCGCGCCCTGGCGAACGAGGTGGCACGCCAGGGCATCGCAGTGAACACCCTGGCGGTGCACCTCCTGCCGGAGGAGGCCGAGCAGCTTCCCCCCGCGCGGCGCGAGCGGCTCGAAAACGAGCTCGGCCCGCTGGGGAGGCTCGGGAGCCCCGAGGAGGTTGCCGAGGCCGCCCTCTTCCTGGCCTCGAGCGCCGCGAACCTCATGACGGGCCAGCGCCTGTCAGCAACCGGAGGTCTGTTGTGA
- a CDS encoding hotdog domain-containing protein codes for MSNHPMAPIYAGTPHRFPMLLVDCVEELAPGYGRVLKLVSVNEALFERFGDAPPTLPFPLLVDALGQVAIMLLRGKDDASVWYLGGIEAMTFHAPVPAGSALRMEARVLKKWRTTARIEVKAWNGPVPAASGFMVLSQRGSARDD; via the coding sequence GTGAGCAACCACCCCATGGCCCCCATCTACGCGGGGACGCCTCACCGGTTTCCCATGCTCCTGGTGGACTGCGTGGAGGAGCTCGCACCGGGATACGGAAGGGTGCTCAAGCTCGTCTCCGTCAACGAGGCGCTGTTCGAGCGCTTCGGAGACGCGCCGCCCACCCTGCCCTTCCCGTTGCTGGTGGATGCGCTGGGGCAGGTGGCCATCATGCTCCTGCGTGGGAAGGACGACGCGTCGGTCTGGTACCTCGGCGGCATCGAGGCGATGACGTTCCATGCCCCCGTCCCCGCCGGTAGCGCACTGCGGATGGAAGCGCGCGTCCTCAAGAAGTGGCGGACCACCGCCCGCATCGAGGTCAAGGCCTGGAACGGTCCGGTGCCGGCCGCCAGCGGCTTCATGGTGCTTTCCCAGAGAGGTTCAGCGAGAGATGACTAG
- a CDS encoding beta-ketoacyl synthase N-terminal-like domain-containing protein: protein MSRGIVISGLGALCPRAAGRKALWDLFPRDGSEPLLPRGAIPPALERIPEPVLELLPAPPRHMDRLGRLLLAATTLALEDSRLGSAAGDPLRTGIAMGSGYGCLPTNEEYLEGILERGSRYGNPVVFQNTVTNAATGSISVVHDLRGPNATLCSGWAAGLEALDFGCQQLEEGLAARMVVGSADTPSKRLVEGMSLQGWLSPHGTALPFAEDSDGTRVSEAACTLVLEEVSQARARGAHLYAEVAGTGRRGGPLEEQARTLARAVSDAVHAARIEPEQLGAVFSGANGRRDFDGCEGRALREALGPWASRVPVTCPKSVLGETFSAAGPLAVLLGALALDTGWVPGTPRGTIPASASPFNLVAGASRRLEPEWVLITALGDEGSALAVVLRRSAP from the coding sequence ATGAGCCGCGGCATCGTCATCAGTGGACTGGGTGCGCTGTGCCCGCGAGCCGCCGGCCGCAAGGCGCTCTGGGACCTCTTCCCAAGAGATGGCAGCGAGCCGCTCCTCCCACGAGGCGCCATTCCTCCCGCGCTGGAGCGGATTCCGGAGCCCGTGCTCGAGCTGCTGCCCGCCCCGCCGCGACACATGGACCGCCTCGGGCGGCTCCTGCTCGCCGCGACCACCCTCGCGCTCGAGGACTCCAGGCTGGGGTCTGCCGCCGGAGACCCGCTGCGGACGGGCATCGCGATGGGCTCGGGCTACGGCTGCCTGCCCACCAATGAGGAATACCTGGAGGGAATCCTGGAGCGGGGCTCCCGCTACGGCAACCCGGTGGTGTTCCAGAACACGGTCACCAACGCGGCCACGGGCTCCATCTCCGTGGTGCACGACCTCCGCGGCCCCAATGCGACGCTGTGCTCCGGGTGGGCCGCTGGCCTGGAGGCGCTCGACTTCGGCTGCCAGCAGCTCGAAGAAGGACTGGCCGCGCGGATGGTGGTGGGCAGCGCGGACACACCGAGCAAGAGGCTGGTCGAGGGAATGTCGCTTCAGGGATGGCTCAGCCCTCATGGGACAGCCCTTCCCTTCGCCGAGGACTCGGATGGCACTCGCGTGAGCGAGGCGGCGTGCACGCTCGTGCTGGAGGAAGTCTCCCAGGCGCGGGCACGCGGTGCGCACCTCTACGCGGAGGTTGCTGGTACCGGGCGTCGCGGAGGTCCGCTCGAGGAGCAGGCCCGCACCCTGGCGCGTGCGGTGAGCGATGCAGTGCACGCCGCCCGAATCGAACCCGAGCAGCTTGGAGCGGTGTTCTCCGGCGCGAACGGCCGGCGGGACTTCGACGGCTGCGAGGGCCGCGCGCTCCGCGAAGCGCTCGGTCCCTGGGCCTCGCGAGTGCCGGTGACCTGCCCCAAGTCGGTCCTCGGTGAGACCTTCAGCGCCGCCGGCCCCCTGGCCGTGCTGCTGGGCGCGCTCGCCCTGGACACCGGCTGGGTGCCAGGCACTCCGCGAGGGACGATTCCCGCGTCCGCGAGTCCCTTCAACCTCGTAGCCGGCGCGTCACGGCGCCTCGAGCCGGAGTGGGTATTGATCACCGCCCTCGGGGACGAGGGCAGCGCCCTCGCCGTGGTGTTGCGCAGGAGCGCCCCGTGA
- a CDS encoding beta-ketoacyl-[acyl-carrier-protein] synthase family protein: MSAHRVVITGVGVAAANALSAEELARALVERRSGIRQTDAFGLDSRTRSAGEVDLPGSSPEGVDRVSRLALHAAEQALRDCGLDLDGSWRANTGVMLGTSRGPALSLERFMRSGSEEVRRELFAELPFSSIARNVAARFGLGGVQSTVTMACVSSSLAMGRALDEIRRGRASVMLAGGADALTSLSFSGFSVLRAMSPTLCRPFDHRRNGMVLGEGAGIIVLEELQHALQRGARILAELCGWGTAGDAYHATSPHPEGRGLQQAMTAALRQSGLAPEQIDFVNLHGTGTPANDPAECHALRGVFGARTEALPVNSLKPYFGHTLGASGALELIGSVLGMERDFIPPTLNCEELDPKCNVDVVRGEGRSRRIDVLMSTKSAFGGANVALVARRLPEARRETR; the protein is encoded by the coding sequence ATGAGCGCGCATCGGGTCGTCATCACGGGAGTCGGGGTGGCCGCGGCCAATGCGCTGTCGGCGGAAGAGCTCGCGCGGGCCCTGGTGGAGCGCCGCAGCGGCATCCGGCAGACCGACGCCTTCGGCCTCGACAGCCGGACACGCTCCGCCGGTGAGGTGGACCTGCCGGGCTCCTCCCCCGAGGGCGTGGACCGCGTGTCACGGCTGGCCCTCCACGCCGCCGAGCAGGCCCTCCGGGACTGTGGTCTCGACCTGGATGGAAGCTGGCGTGCGAACACGGGGGTGATGCTCGGCACGAGCCGGGGGCCGGCGCTCTCGCTCGAGCGCTTCATGCGCTCCGGGAGCGAGGAGGTCCGCCGGGAGCTCTTCGCGGAGCTTCCCTTCTCCTCCATCGCCCGGAATGTCGCGGCCCGGTTTGGATTGGGCGGCGTCCAGTCCACCGTGACGATGGCCTGTGTCTCCAGCAGTCTCGCCATGGGCCGGGCCCTGGATGAAATCCGCCGTGGACGGGCCTCGGTGATGCTGGCGGGCGGCGCGGACGCACTGACGTCGCTCAGCTTCAGTGGCTTCTCAGTGCTGCGAGCCATGTCGCCCACGCTCTGCCGTCCCTTCGACCACCGCCGCAACGGGATGGTGCTCGGAGAAGGAGCGGGAATCATCGTCCTGGAGGAGCTCCAGCACGCGCTCCAGCGGGGCGCGAGAATCCTCGCGGAGCTGTGCGGCTGGGGGACGGCGGGAGACGCGTACCACGCCACGAGCCCCCACCCGGAGGGCCGCGGGCTGCAACAGGCGATGACGGCCGCACTGCGACAGTCCGGCCTGGCGCCGGAGCAGATCGACTTCGTCAACCTCCATGGCACCGGCACGCCGGCCAATGACCCGGCGGAGTGCCACGCCCTGCGCGGTGTCTTCGGTGCGCGCACCGAAGCGCTGCCCGTCAACTCGCTCAAGCCCTACTTCGGCCACACGCTGGGCGCCTCGGGTGCGCTGGAGCTCATCGGCTCGGTGCTGGGCATGGAGCGCGACTTCATCCCTCCCACGCTCAACTGCGAGGAGCTGGATCCGAAGTGCAACGTCGACGTGGTGCGGGGCGAGGGGCGCTCTCGACGCATCGACGTGCTGATGAGCACCAAGTCCGCGTTCGGCGGAGCGAATGTGGCCCTCGTCGCCCGGCGCCTCCCCGAGGCCAGGAGGGAGACCCGATGA
- a CDS encoding MBL fold metallo-hydrolase, producing the protein MLLNVLIQGSGFPRLRSTVTLLQSQTRNILVDSGLSDDAGRLVLALKERGLTPDDVDVVVATHLHYDHCGNHLLFRNARYIVGAKDYIENARFIEAYHQDRTAGKTATADLLREHYQTVKDFYVRSIVREVTRNLEFYNRVLERDARFVPIEGSHWLTEEVEVLPTPGHTHGHISVVAHSARTGDEDEPKKILVAGDALFTRKTLQENAERELQLAQDVELYGHTRKKLLSEYRHIIPGHDGLVDARAPLSGGGTP; encoded by the coding sequence ATGCTCTTGAATGTCCTCATCCAGGGAAGTGGGTTTCCACGGCTGCGCTCAACGGTGACCCTGCTCCAATCACAGACACGGAACATCCTGGTGGATAGCGGGCTCAGCGACGATGCGGGTCGGCTGGTGCTCGCGCTCAAGGAGCGTGGATTGACTCCGGACGACGTGGACGTGGTTGTCGCAACCCATCTGCACTACGACCACTGCGGCAACCACCTGCTGTTCCGCAACGCGCGCTACATCGTCGGGGCCAAGGACTACATCGAGAACGCCCGGTTCATCGAGGCCTATCACCAGGACCGCACCGCCGGTAAGACGGCGACCGCGGACCTGCTGCGCGAGCACTACCAGACGGTGAAGGACTTCTACGTCCGCTCCATCGTGCGGGAGGTGACTCGCAATCTCGAGTTCTACAACCGCGTGCTCGAGCGCGACGCGCGCTTCGTCCCCATCGAAGGCAGTCACTGGCTCACCGAGGAGGTCGAGGTGCTGCCCACTCCGGGGCATACCCACGGGCACATCTCGGTCGTCGCGCACAGCGCCCGGACCGGGGACGAGGATGAGCCGAAGAAGATCCTCGTCGCGGGAGACGCGCTCTTCACGCGCAAGACGCTGCAGGAAAATGCCGAGCGGGAGCTCCAGCTCGCGCAGGACGTCGAGCTCTACGGCCACACGCGCAAGAAGTTGCTGAGCGAGTACCGCCACATCATCCCGGGCCACGACGGCCTGGTGGATGCCAGGGCACCGCTGTCTGGAGGGGGAACCCCATGA